The following are encoded together in the Alphaproteobacteria bacterium genome:
- a CDS encoding xanthine dehydrogenase family protein subunit M produces MNDVRYSAPSTLDEASKAMLAANGTGRILAGGTDLLVQMRSGMQKPGVIVDIKKIDEMMDIKDLGGGSFRIGAAVSGAILGEHKALKAAWPGVVEAINLIGSKQIQGRASAGGNLCNASPAADSGPALVAAGAVLSIHGPNGRREIPVEKLHAGPGRTTLAPGEILVSFTLPARPKGSSDAYLRLIPRTEMDIAVVGVGVSLTIAGGKCTAARVGLGAVAPTVLLVEDAAKALIGSSLDEAALEKAAAACRAACKPINDKRGTIEYRTKIAGVLLKRSTAIAIERAKGN; encoded by the coding sequence ATGAACGACGTAAGGTATAGCGCGCCCAGTACGCTGGACGAGGCGTCCAAGGCCATGCTGGCGGCCAACGGCACGGGGCGCATCCTGGCCGGCGGCACGGATCTTCTGGTGCAGATGCGCTCGGGCATGCAGAAGCCCGGCGTGATCGTCGACATCAAGAAGATCGACGAGATGATGGACATCAAGGACCTGGGCGGCGGCTCCTTCCGCATCGGTGCGGCGGTCAGCGGCGCGATCCTCGGCGAGCACAAGGCGCTGAAGGCGGCCTGGCCGGGCGTGGTCGAGGCCATCAACCTGATCGGCTCGAAGCAGATCCAGGGCCGCGCCTCGGCCGGCGGCAATCTGTGCAACGCCTCGCCGGCGGCCGACAGCGGCCCGGCGCTGGTCGCCGCGGGCGCCGTGCTCTCCATCCACGGCCCCAACGGACGGCGCGAGATCCCGGTCGAGAAGCTGCATGCCGGCCCCGGCCGCACCACGCTGGCGCCCGGCGAGATCCTGGTCAGCTTCACCCTGCCGGCGCGGCCCAAGGGCTCGAGCGACGCCTATCTGCGCCTGATCCCGCGCACCGAGATGGACATCGCAGTGGTCGGCGTCGGCGTCAGCCTCACCATCGCCGGCGGCAAGTGCACGGCGGCGCGTGTCGGCCTGGGCGCCGTGGCGCCCACCGTGCTGCTGGTCGAGGATGCGGCCAAGGCACTCATCGGCTCGTCGCTCGACGAGGCGGCGCTGGAGAAGGCGGCGGCCGCCTGCCGCGCGGCCTGCAAGCCGATCAACGACAAGCGCGGCACCATCGAATACCGCACCAAGATCGCCGGCGTGCTGCTCAAGCGCAGCACCGCGATCGCCATCGAGCGCGCGAAGGGAAATTGA
- a CDS encoding glutathione S-transferase family protein produces the protein MTTYRLHYFPESGNSYKLALMLTLCGQSFEPVWTDFGGGVTRTAAWRDTVNRMGEIPVLQEDGARCTQTAPILLRLAERYDRFGGVSEAERFEILRWLFWDNHKLSGYMATYRYLRAFTPSPDQAVLAWLRRRLDDFLGVLDRHLQEQPFVAGGHASVADLSMTGYLCFPPHESGYDLAATHPAIAAWLARVAALPGWRAPYDLLPGQRLRLYLPPEREGGA, from the coding sequence ATGACGACCTATCGCCTCCATTACTTCCCCGAGTCCGGCAACAGCTACAAGCTGGCGCTGATGCTCACGCTGTGCGGCCAAAGCTTCGAGCCGGTGTGGACCGACTTCGGCGGTGGCGTGACGCGCACTGCAGCGTGGCGCGACACCGTGAACCGCATGGGCGAGATTCCCGTGCTGCAGGAGGACGGCGCGCGCTGCACCCAGACCGCGCCGATCCTGCTGCGCCTGGCCGAGCGCTACGACCGCTTCGGCGGCGTGAGCGAGGCGGAGCGCTTCGAGATCCTGCGCTGGCTGTTCTGGGACAACCACAAGCTCAGCGGCTACATGGCGACCTACCGCTACCTGCGCGCCTTCACGCCATCGCCCGATCAGGCGGTGTTGGCCTGGCTGCGCCGGCGACTCGACGACTTCCTCGGTGTTCTCGATCGCCACCTGCAGGAGCAACCCTTCGTCGCCGGCGGGCACGCAAGCGTCGCCGACCTGTCGATGACCGGCTATCTGTGCTTTCCGCCGCACGAGAGCGGCTACGATCTCGCCGCCACCCATCCCGCCATCGCCGCCTGGCTGGCGCGCGTCGCGGCGCTGCCAGGCTGGCGCGCGCCCTACGACCTGCTGCCGGGCCAGCGGCTTAGACTCTACCTTCCCCCGGAACGGGAAGGTGGCGCGTAG
- a CDS encoding (2Fe-2S)-binding protein has translation MAKMHISTTINGEPTEFLCDPSQSLLDVLRDNLGLTGSKEGCGSGDCGACSITLDDRLVCSCLVLAPEAEGKKIETVEGIAQGDQLHPLQKKFVEFAALQCGICTPGFLIASKALLAKNPNPTETEVRFGLAGNLCRCTGYDKIIRAVMEVAAEMRGAAR, from the coding sequence ATGGCCAAGATGCACATCTCCACCACGATCAACGGGGAGCCGACCGAGTTCCTCTGCGATCCCTCGCAGTCGCTGCTCGACGTGCTGCGCGACAACCTCGGGCTGACCGGCAGCAAGGAAGGCTGCGGCTCGGGCGATTGCGGCGCCTGCTCGATCACGCTGGACGATCGCCTGGTCTGCTCCTGCCTGGTGCTGGCGCCGGAAGCCGAGGGCAAGAAGATCGAGACAGTCGAGGGCATCGCCCAGGGCGACCAGCTGCACCCGCTGCAGAAGAAGTTCGTCGAGTTCGCCGCCCTGCAGTGCGGCATCTGCACGCCGGGCTTCCTCATCGCGTCCAAGGCGCTCTTGGCCAAGAACCCCAATCCGACAGAGACCGAGGTGCGCTTCGGGCTCGCCGGCAATCTCTGTCGCTGCACCGGTTACGACAAGATCATCCGCGCGGTCATGGAAGTGGCCGCCGAAATGAGAGGAGCCGCCCGATGA
- a CDS encoding LysR family transcriptional regulator, which yields MTSPLPLRSIEAFISVARAASLAAAATSLNITVPAVSRRIAILERHLGMRLFQRLPRGVALTDAGAAYIAEVAPAWDQLLKASAAAKASARARPLKISVMPSFAVNWLMPRLVRDAMSVELETDGDVVDLRMRPDLDAAIRLGRGPWPGLVCLRFLPVEAYPVASPTYAPRPRTPHDLSKHVLIGSNHQPDFWPEWSRLSGAAFSRERYRSFDNLQLVYEAAIAGLGIAIGLDPIVRRYLDSGRLVRLWPETVTLSRSFHLVHRQDRVVDRSYGKFRDWLLAQAA from the coding sequence ATGACGAGCCCACTGCCGCTACGATCGATCGAGGCCTTCATATCCGTGGCGCGCGCCGCGAGCCTGGCCGCCGCGGCGACCTCGCTGAACATCACCGTGCCGGCGGTGAGCCGCCGCATCGCCATCCTGGAACGCCATCTCGGCATGCGGTTGTTCCAGCGCCTGCCGCGCGGCGTGGCGCTCACCGATGCGGGCGCTGCCTATATCGCTGAGGTCGCCCCGGCCTGGGACCAGCTGCTGAAGGCCAGCGCAGCAGCGAAGGCGTCGGCGAGGGCCCGACCCCTGAAGATCAGCGTGATGCCGAGCTTCGCGGTGAACTGGCTGATGCCGCGCCTGGTGCGTGACGCCATGTCGGTCGAGCTCGAGACCGATGGCGACGTCGTCGATCTGCGGATGCGTCCCGACCTCGATGCCGCCATCCGCCTGGGGCGTGGACCATGGCCGGGACTGGTATGCCTGCGCTTCCTGCCGGTCGAGGCCTATCCGGTGGCAAGCCCGACCTACGCGCCGCGGCCGCGCACGCCGCACGACCTGTCAAAGCACGTGCTGATCGGCTCCAACCACCAGCCGGACTTCTGGCCGGAGTGGAGCCGCCTGTCCGGCGCCGCGTTCAGCCGCGAGCGCTACCGGAGCTTCGACAATCTCCAGCTGGTCTACGAGGCGGCAATCGCCGGCTTGGGCATCGCGATCGGCCTCGATCCCATCGTGCGGCGCTATCTCGACAGTGGCCGGCTGGTGCGGCTGTGGCCGGAAACTGTGACGCTCTCGCGCAGCTTCCATCTCGTGCATCGCCAGGATCGCGTCGTCGATCGCAGCTACGGGAAGTTCCGCGACTGGCTGCTCGCGCAGGCGGCTTGA
- a CDS encoding histidine phosphatase family protein has product MRTILSLSLILCLLGAAPASANEAAAWSALRTGNAIALMRHADAPGGVGDPQGFRLEDCATQRNLSARGRTEAAAVGKAFRDRGVKPARILSSPWCRCVDTAKLMDVGTVELETTFGNPVVWTDRREAMANGARTIVSAWTGPGALLVLTHGALIAQLTGYNPASGEIVVVDNTLKEIGRIPVPR; this is encoded by the coding sequence ATGCGAACGATCCTTTCTCTTTCCCTGATTCTCTGCCTGCTGGGCGCTGCGCCCGCGTCGGCCAACGAAGCCGCCGCCTGGAGTGCGCTGCGCACGGGCAACGCCATCGCGCTCATGCGCCACGCCGACGCACCCGGCGGCGTCGGCGATCCGCAGGGCTTTAGGCTCGAGGACTGCGCCACCCAGCGCAACCTCAGCGCCAGGGGCCGCACCGAAGCCGCCGCGGTCGGCAAAGCCTTCCGCGATCGCGGCGTGAAGCCCGCGCGCATCCTGAGCTCGCCGTGGTGCCGCTGCGTCGACACCGCGAAACTGATGGATGTCGGCACCGTCGAGCTCGAGACCACCTTCGGCAATCCCGTCGTATGGACGGACCGCCGCGAGGCGATGGCCAACGGTGCCCGCACCATCGTTAGCGCCTGGACGGGACCCGGCGCGCTCCTGGTGCTGACCCACGGCGCGCTGATCGCCCAGCTCACCGGCTACAATCCGGCCTCAGGCGAGATCGTCGTCGTCGACAACACGCTGAAGGAAATCGGCCGCATACCAGTGCCGAGGTGA
- a CDS encoding LysR family transcriptional regulator, giving the protein MRPALDHDLLRTFIAAADAGSLTRAGERLRLSQPTISLQIKRLEEALGCRLIERSPRSFRLTGDGETLLGYGRRILALAEEAVGRLTEPNVAGRVRLGTPEDFATTHLPGVLAAFVRAHPKVVLEVTTDLTLHLIDRFQAGEFDLVLIKREPMGPSAGVRVWREPLVWTCATDQIGAFTDSTHELPLVVSPHPCVYRRRALRALDEAGRVWRVAYTSTSLAGAQAAVRAGLGVTVLPAGMVPAGFKVLGRNSGLPALPDAEIALMTASPLPGPAERLGHHIVGSLERVG; this is encoded by the coding sequence ATGCGCCCCGCTCTGGACCACGATCTGCTGCGCACGTTCATCGCCGCCGCCGATGCCGGCAGCCTGACGCGCGCCGGCGAACGGCTGCGGCTGAGCCAGCCGACCATCAGCCTGCAGATCAAGCGCCTGGAGGAGGCGCTCGGCTGCCGCCTGATCGAGCGCAGCCCCCGCAGCTTCCGGCTGACCGGGGATGGCGAGACTTTGCTCGGCTACGGGCGTCGCATCCTCGCGCTCGCCGAAGAGGCGGTCGGCCGACTCACCGAGCCCAACGTGGCCGGCCGGGTGCGCCTGGGCACGCCCGAGGATTTCGCCACCACCCACCTGCCGGGCGTGCTGGCGGCGTTCGTGCGCGCGCATCCCAAGGTTGTCCTGGAAGTGACGACCGATCTCACGCTGCACCTGATCGATCGCTTCCAGGCCGGCGAGTTCGACCTGGTCCTGATCAAGCGCGAGCCCATGGGACCGAGCGCCGGCGTGCGTGTCTGGCGCGAGCCCCTGGTCTGGACCTGCGCCACCGATCAGATCGGGGCCTTCACCGATTCGACGCACGAGTTGCCGCTCGTCGTCTCGCCGCATCCCTGCGTCTATCGTCGGCGTGCGCTGCGGGCGCTCGACGAGGCCGGACGCGTCTGGCGCGTCGCCTACACTTCGACCTCGCTGGCCGGAGCCCAGGCCGCCGTGCGCGCCGGGCTTGGCGTCACCGTGCTGCCCGCCGGCATGGTGCCCGCCGGCTTCAAGGTGCTCGGCCGCAACTCGGGCCTGCCCGCGCTGCCCGACGCGGAGATCGCGCTGATGACGGCAAGCCCGTTGCCCGGTCCGGCGGAACGGCTGGGGCATCACATCGTCGGCTCGCTGGAGCGGGTCGGCTGA
- a CDS encoding amidohydrolase family protein — protein sequence MSYDVVIKNGTVVDGTGARRYQADVAIADGKVAEIGKVTEGAKRTIDAHGLVVTPGFVDPHTHYDAQICWDGAVTPSSWHGVTSVVMGNCGVGIAPCKPQTREIAMKDLVNVEGIPFDVLNKGITWDWETFPEFMDAAAARQPSLNLAFIAPLTPFRHYVMGEASMERAANAEETAEIARLIGEAVDAGALGFSSTTLNQHMGFEGKPLACRNASREEMKAYANQLKRRGKGAIEIALTRQVGVLEQDQCDLLDFLLEESGRPVTFIALFDRDDIPEAVRDTLRRCAPQVAKGARPQTSPLPLTREVDMKNPFAFAAFPAWKRVFADMSPQAHKTVYADPAFRNEFRENLKNPTGFSNWGRIGVYAVKNPALKSLEGKSVAEIAQEQGKDGVDAFLDLVLADNLECELTMASWNTREDRMRELLNNNAILMALGDGGAHVDMLCDAGYPTYLLGTWVREKQAITLEEGVRKLTSDPADLFGLKDRGRLAKGAPADVAIFDAGRIGSTNHGERRYDLPGGAKRIVMPSKGVEYTIVNGAVTWEQGTLHEAKAGKVLRG from the coding sequence ATGAGCTACGACGTCGTCATCAAGAACGGCACCGTGGTCGACGGCACGGGCGCTCGGCGCTACCAGGCCGATGTCGCCATCGCCGACGGCAAGGTCGCGGAGATCGGCAAGGTCACGGAAGGCGCCAAGCGCACCATCGACGCGCACGGGCTGGTGGTGACGCCGGGCTTCGTCGATCCGCACACGCATTACGACGCGCAGATCTGCTGGGACGGCGCGGTGACGCCCTCGTCGTGGCACGGCGTGACGTCTGTCGTGATGGGCAATTGCGGCGTCGGCATCGCGCCGTGCAAGCCGCAAACCCGCGAGATCGCGATGAAGGACCTGGTGAACGTCGAGGGCATTCCCTTCGACGTGCTCAACAAGGGCATCACCTGGGACTGGGAGACGTTCCCTGAGTTCATGGACGCCGCCGCCGCGCGCCAGCCGTCGCTGAACCTCGCCTTCATCGCGCCGCTCACGCCGTTCCGCCACTACGTCATGGGCGAGGCCTCGATGGAGCGCGCCGCCAACGCCGAGGAGACGGCCGAGATCGCCCGGCTGATCGGCGAGGCGGTCGATGCCGGCGCGCTGGGCTTCTCCAGCACGACGCTCAACCAGCACATGGGCTTCGAGGGCAAGCCGCTGGCCTGCCGCAACGCCAGCCGCGAGGAGATGAAGGCCTACGCCAACCAGCTCAAGCGGCGCGGCAAGGGCGCCATCGAGATCGCGCTCACCCGCCAGGTCGGCGTGCTCGAGCAGGACCAGTGCGACCTGCTCGACTTCCTGCTGGAGGAGAGCGGCCGGCCGGTGACCTTCATCGCGCTGTTCGACCGCGACGACATCCCCGAGGCGGTGCGCGACACCCTGCGCCGCTGCGCGCCGCAGGTGGCGAAGGGCGCCCGTCCGCAGACCTCGCCGCTGCCGCTGACGCGCGAGGTCGACATGAAGAACCCCTTCGCCTTCGCCGCCTTCCCGGCGTGGAAGCGGGTCTTCGCCGACATGTCGCCACAGGCGCACAAGACGGTCTACGCCGATCCCGCGTTCCGCAACGAGTTCCGCGAGAACCTCAAGAACCCGACGGGCTTCAGCAACTGGGGCCGCATCGGCGTCTACGCGGTGAAGAACCCGGCGCTGAAGTCGCTCGAAGGCAAGTCGGTGGCTGAGATCGCGCAGGAGCAGGGCAAGGACGGCGTCGATGCCTTCCTCGACCTGGTGCTGGCCGACAATCTCGAATGCGAGCTGACCATGGCCTCGTGGAACACGCGCGAGGACCGCATGCGCGAGCTGCTCAACAACAACGCGATCCTGATGGCGCTGGGCGACGGCGGCGCGCATGTCGACATGCTGTGCGACGCCGGCTACCCGACCTACCTGCTGGGCACCTGGGTGCGCGAGAAGCAGGCGATCACGCTCGAGGAGGGCGTGCGCAAGCTGACCTCCGACCCGGCCGATCTGTTCGGCCTGAAGGATCGCGGCCGGCTGGCCAAGGGCGCGCCGGCGGACGTGGCGATCTTTGATGCCGGGCGCATCGGCTCGACCAACCACGGCGAGCGCCGCTACGACCTGCCCGGCGGCGCCAAGCGCATCGTCATGCCGTCGAAAGGCGTCGAGTACACCATCGTCAACGGCGCCGTGACCTGGGAGCAGGGCACGCTGCACGAGGCGAAGGCCGGCAAGGTGCTGCGCGGCTGA
- a CDS encoding xanthine dehydrogenase family protein molybdopterin-binding subunit — protein MSTGQGNSGKYKWIGTRVDRPDGADKVTGRARFGADFNMPGQLIGRVLRSPHAHALIKSIDTSAAEKLAGVKAVITAQDLPEQPNVIVPAGEMQVNLRDITRNILAREKVLFEGHPIAAVAATSDAIARQAVELIKVEYEVLPHVIDVAEAMKPDAPVLHDHLITEGVKPPPTKASNIAKRMDNAKGDIEAGWKQAEVTIEREYTTQAVHQGYIEPHACLASAAEDGQVQLWSTTQGHFQVRGFVSRLLGIETSQIRVTPSEIGGGFGGKTVVYLEPIAVRLSQKSGKPVKMVMTREEVFRASGPAPGGTVRVKLGARKDGTIVAAECEIALQAGAFPGSPLGPACWTSFACYDIPNIKVVGFDVVSNRPKVAAYRAPGAPISAWGVESTLDILAQELGMDPIELRLKNAAKKGTKTSYGPTFDTIGFVETLEAIKNSAHYKTPPKPGYARGVAAGFWFNVGADSSAAAHVAEDGTVTVISGNPDIGGSRASLALMAAEELGVDYEKVRPVIADTSSIGFNFVTGGSRVTFATGLAVVNSVRDMIRELKVRAAKTWGVDPDAVVWEDGMAKPAGSNVGEFEPLSLAQLAATAGKTGGPINGHAQLNAQGAGPGFGVHVVDLKVDRDTGCVHIDRYTAAQDVGTAIHPSYVEGQIQGGAVQGIGWALNEEYIYNAKGRLDNAGFLDYRMPVASDLPMIDALVVEVPNPHHPYGVRGVGEVPIVPPLAAVGNAVARSINIRMTDLPLSPPRLSAAIDAATPKMAAE, from the coding sequence ATGAGCACCGGCCAAGGAAACAGCGGAAAGTACAAGTGGATCGGCACCCGCGTCGATCGTCCCGACGGCGCCGACAAGGTGACCGGCCGCGCCCGCTTCGGCGCCGACTTCAACATGCCCGGCCAGCTGATCGGCCGCGTGCTGCGCAGCCCGCACGCGCATGCCCTGATCAAGTCGATCGACACCTCGGCGGCCGAGAAACTGGCCGGCGTCAAGGCGGTGATCACCGCCCAGGACCTGCCGGAGCAGCCCAACGTCATCGTGCCGGCGGGCGAGATGCAGGTGAACCTGCGCGACATCACCCGCAACATCCTGGCGCGCGAGAAGGTGCTGTTCGAAGGCCACCCGATCGCCGCCGTCGCCGCGACCTCGGACGCGATCGCCCGCCAGGCGGTCGAGCTGATCAAGGTCGAGTACGAGGTGCTGCCGCACGTCATCGACGTCGCCGAGGCGATGAAGCCCGACGCGCCGGTGCTGCATGACCACCTCATCACCGAGGGCGTCAAGCCGCCGCCGACCAAGGCGTCGAACATCGCCAAGCGCATGGACAACGCCAAGGGCGACATCGAGGCCGGCTGGAAGCAGGCCGAGGTGACGATCGAGCGCGAGTACACCACCCAGGCCGTGCACCAGGGCTATATCGAGCCGCACGCCTGCCTCGCCAGCGCTGCCGAGGACGGCCAGGTGCAGCTGTGGTCGACGACGCAGGGCCACTTCCAGGTGCGCGGCTTCGTCAGTCGCCTGCTGGGCATCGAGACCTCGCAGATCCGCGTCACGCCCAGTGAGATCGGCGGCGGCTTCGGCGGCAAGACCGTGGTCTATCTCGAGCCGATCGCCGTGCGCCTGTCGCAGAAATCCGGCAAGCCGGTGAAGATGGTAATGACCCGCGAGGAGGTGTTCCGCGCCTCGGGTCCCGCCCCCGGCGGTACCGTGCGCGTCAAGCTCGGCGCCCGCAAGGACGGCACCATCGTCGCGGCCGAGTGCGAGATCGCGCTGCAGGCCGGCGCCTTCCCGGGCTCGCCGCTCGGGCCGGCGTGCTGGACCAGCTTCGCCTGCTACGACATCCCCAACATCAAGGTCGTCGGCTTCGACGTGGTGAGCAACCGGCCCAAGGTCGCCGCCTACCGCGCCCCGGGCGCGCCGATCTCGGCCTGGGGTGTCGAGTCGACGCTCGACATCCTGGCGCAGGAGCTGGGCATGGATCCCATCGAGCTGCGCCTGAAGAACGCGGCCAAGAAGGGCACCAAGACCAGCTACGGCCCGACCTTCGACACCATCGGCTTCGTCGAGACGCTCGAGGCGATCAAGAACTCGGCGCACTACAAGACGCCGCCCAAGCCGGGCTATGCCCGTGGCGTCGCCGCCGGCTTCTGGTTCAACGTCGGCGCCGATTCGAGCGCCGCCGCGCACGTCGCCGAGGACGGCACGGTCACGGTGATCTCGGGCAACCCCGACATCGGCGGCTCGCGCGCCTCGCTCGCCCTGATGGCGGCCGAGGAGCTTGGCGTCGACTACGAGAAGGTGCGGCCGGTGATCGCCGACACCTCCTCGATCGGCTTCAACTTCGTCACCGGCGGCAGCCGCGTCACCTTCGCCACCGGTCTCGCGGTGGTGAACTCGGTGCGCGACATGATCCGCGAGCTGAAGGTGCGCGCCGCCAAGACCTGGGGCGTCGATCCCGACGCCGTGGTCTGGGAGGACGGCATGGCCAAGCCCGCCGGCTCCAATGTCGGCGAGTTCGAGCCGCTGTCGCTGGCGCAGCTTGCGGCCACCGCGGGCAAGACCGGCGGCCCGATCAACGGCCATGCGCAGCTCAACGCGCAGGGCGCCGGTCCGGGCTTCGGCGTGCACGTCGTCGATCTGAAGGTCGATCGCGACACCGGCTGCGTGCACATCGACCGCTATACCGCGGCGCAGGACGTCGGCACGGCGATCCATCCGAGCTACGTCGAGGGCCAGATCCAGGGCGGCGCCGTGCAGGGCATCGGCTGGGCGCTGAACGAGGAGTACATCTACAACGCCAAGGGCCGCCTCGATAACGCGGGCTTCCTGGACTACCGCATGCCGGTGGCCTCGGACCTGCCGATGATCGACGCGCTCGTGGTCGAGGTGCCCAACCCGCACCACCCCTATGGCGTGCGCGGCGTCGGCGAGGTGCCGATCGTGCCGCCGCTCGCCGCCGTCGGCAACGCGGTGGCGCGCTCGATCAACATCCGCATGACCGACCTGCCGCTGTCGCCGCCCCGCCTCTCGGCGGCGATCGACGCCGCCACGCCGAAGATGGCGGCGGAGTAA
- a CDS encoding sodium-dependent bicarbonate transport family permease translates to MTLLELAATNLLSPAVLCFALGAFAVLVRSDLRLPDTAVSMLSMYLMLAIGLKGGVELSGRPVGDLAAPVAGALALGFAIPLWCYALLRRVLGLPIADAAAMAAHYGSVSAVTFAAVTALLDRQGMAYEGYAAALLAIMEVPAIVVAIVLAGVATLAPRVIAAGGGAGVLTGSPGPAGASGLSRVLAETLSSKSILLLAGGLLIGALAGPAGMAKAKPFFVDLFPGALCLFLLALGQLAASKLGDFRQVGVKLAAFAVAMPVLHAALGVAIAHLAGLSQGGAVILATLAASASYIAAPAAVRLALPDANPGYYLTCSLAITFPFNIVAGLPLYSAMAAWLYG, encoded by the coding sequence ATGACGCTCCTCGAACTCGCCGCCACGAACCTCCTGTCCCCTGCCGTTCTCTGCTTCGCGCTGGGTGCCTTCGCCGTGCTCGTGCGCTCCGATCTGCGCCTCCCGGACACCGCCGTCTCGATGCTGTCGATGTACCTGATGCTGGCGATCGGCCTGAAGGGCGGGGTCGAGCTGTCGGGGCGGCCGGTCGGCGATCTGGCGGCGCCGGTCGCGGGCGCGCTGGCGCTGGGCTTCGCGATTCCCCTGTGGTGCTACGCCCTGCTCCGCCGCGTCCTCGGGCTCCCGATAGCCGACGCAGCGGCGATGGCGGCGCATTACGGTTCGGTCTCCGCCGTCACTTTCGCCGCCGTGACGGCCCTGCTCGATCGTCAGGGCATGGCCTACGAGGGCTATGCGGCGGCGTTGCTGGCGATCATGGAAGTACCCGCCATCGTCGTCGCGATCGTCCTCGCCGGCGTCGCCACTCTCGCGCCGCGCGTGATCGCGGCGGGCGGCGGCGCGGGCGTCCTGACGGGATCGCCAGGCCCGGCCGGGGCGAGCGGACTGTCGAGGGTGCTGGCCGAAACCCTGTCGTCGAAGAGCATCCTGCTGCTGGCCGGGGGCCTGCTCATCGGCGCGCTCGCCGGGCCGGCCGGCATGGCGAAGGCCAAGCCCTTCTTCGTCGATCTCTTTCCCGGCGCGCTCTGCCTCTTCCTGCTCGCGCTGGGCCAGCTGGCGGCGAGCAAGCTCGGCGATTTCCGGCAAGTCGGCGTGAAGCTTGCCGCCTTCGCCGTCGCCATGCCCGTCCTGCACGCGGCGCTGGGTGTCGCGATCGCGCATCTCGCCGGCCTCTCGCAAGGCGGCGCGGTGATCCTGGCTACGCTGGCGGCGAGCGCGTCCTACATCGCGGCGCCCGCCGCCGTGCGCCTGGCGCTGCCGGATGCCAATCCCGGGTACTATCTGACGTGCTCGCTGGCGATCACCTTCCCCTTCAACATCGTCGCCGGCCTGCCTCTTTACAGCGCGATGGCGGCGTGGCTCTACGGCTGA